Proteins from a genomic interval of Salmo salar chromosome ssa14, Ssal_v3.1, whole genome shotgun sequence:
- the LOC106570458 gene encoding BET1 homolog yields MRRAGLGEGGPGNYVASGYSAYEEENEHLQEGLRAKVSALKHLSIDIGTEVKYQNKMLDDMDSDFDSTGGLLGATIGRVKQLSRGSQTKLLCYMLLFCLFVFTLLYWFIKLR; encoded by the exons atgagacgCGCAGGTTTGG GCGAAGGAGGACCAGGAAATTATGTGGCCAGCGGGTACAGCGCGTATGAAGAGGAAAATGAACACTTACAAGAGGGTCTGAGAGCCAAAGTCAGCGCCTTGAAACAT CTGTCAATAGATATTGGAACCGAAGTGAAGTACCAGAACAAAATGTTGGATGATATG GACTCAGACTTTGACTCAACAGGTGGTTTGCTGGGGGCCACCATAGGGAGAGTGAAGCAGCTTTCCAGGGGAAGCCAGACCAAGCTCCTGTGCTACATGCTGCTCTTCTGCCTCTTCGTCTTTACCCTCCTCTACTGGTTTATCAAACTGAGGTGA